Within Rissa tridactyla isolate bRisTri1 chromosome 4, bRisTri1.patW.cur.20221130, whole genome shotgun sequence, the genomic segment TACAGCAGCATAGTTTCGACATTGTAATACACTTTTCTGAAAAGTGCTAATTTGCAATAGCAGCTAAGAGTTACTAGGGCTGGGTAAGTGTAGCAGCTTCTCCATGCTACCCAGCTCTGATGTAACAGTATGCTACGGTGATTATTATGTCTTTAGGAGTGAaagcatgaaagcaaaaaaggCTATTGAATTCCACTTCAGCATTTAGCCTTTGCATTAACCGTTTCTCCTGAATGCACTCTCTACTCTCTTTACCAAGAAGGCAGCATAAAAAAGCAAGACAAGAATTTGAGCCACCAATTCTTGTAATGTAAACTGCTAACCAAAAATACAGAGGGGCATGCCTTTATACCAAAACCACTTGACATCAGAAACAGTAATCCAAGGAAAAACTCGCTGAGACTTGTGACAGCAAACAATATGGGATAAGGCCATGACTGAAGCAGGTCTTGTTCTTATTATGCTTTCATGAAACATCTCTAGAACAAAAAAAGTTACAATGAATTAAGAGACAAGACCTTTTCATATAACGGTTGTGGAAGGGTGAGTTGTACTAAACCTTCCCACTGTGCTAGTCCAGGCTTGGATCACTCTTCAAGGGTGACGTACCTAACCGCATtatcaaaaccaaaccagaatttACACTAGTGTCTGCGACAGCATTTCAGAACCACATACCAAAATATGTGGATCCTTTTGGATCCACTCTTGGATCCTGCCTTTtatgctttcctttccttttccccatttaTAAAGCAAGTACGAAAGCCCTGTtatgtctgaaaaaaaccaaaacacaaaagatCAAGTGCTGAATTTCTATGGTGAAAGGGACAATGTAGATCTTTTAGACTGTCAAGACTTGAAAAGTAGTTAAATTCTTTGCTTTAGGTGTCTGTGTGCATTGAATCCCCCCAGACCACCAAGTAGTGCTTACCTCTTTCTGATTACAGGGGACTTAGCCTCCTACCTGTAGCTTCTCTATTGCATTTAAAGTGGATAAAGCAACCAAAACCAGATTGTCCCATGCAGAAAAACGAGTATCAGCTgagacaaaataataaatacaaatagacaaaaatatttttaataagttttaCAAAACTCAGCTTACGTAGTAAGCCTTGCAATTTGCCATTTCAGTTTCATGTAAGCATTATTAGAAGCAAACCGTGGAACATTTGAAATTCTAGCACTGTCTGTGTCCTGTTTCCAGCAGCATGGCTTCGAGTAGTAGTTTGCTGCTGTTCTCAATGTAAGGCTGGTACAACCATGATGATAAATAGACCATCATCAGATCCCGGTCGGCAGAATGAGCAATGTCTTGTACAATTGTTTGCTTGAGTTGGAGTTCCTTCTTGTACATTTCAGAGAGCTTCAGAGAAACCTCGACTGAAATGGATTGAAAAACCAAGCACATTGACCACAACATTTCAGCAATTCTCTAAAAGTTAAATCATACTTGTAATATGTTGAACATTAAAAACCCCCTACCTTACATAAGATATTCCCCATATTTAGACATCTGTGTTTTTACAGCATTAATGTTTTTACACTAGAATATAAAACACTAAACAATTTCCTCAGCTTTTGGATGTATTTTACACACGTGATTTTGACATGAATCCCCTTTTAATTCTAGAATAAGCAGTGGTATTGATTCTCAGGACCCACTGTAAAATTAGCAATTATAACTATTCTTTCAAATAactgaaatttgattttaaaatttggtAATGCTATCTTGAAACACAAGCTTCACATTTGAGAGTCATTGTTGATTTTAGCTAATCTAAAGGATGTCCTCACGTGCTGTCAGGCACTTTAGCAATGCACGATCACCAATAAGCGATACCAAGAGTGAAAAGTTTTATGAACAACAGACCAAAACTGAAGCGTGTAATGTAAAAACTAATATTGTTACTAGTTATGTTAGTAGGAGGGTTAAAATATGTAATAATCTTTATTGTTTGACTTTCtaaaaaataaaccacacaaactatttttaaagagagattgATCTTGTGATTCTAGCTTAGCCTTAACTATCACTACCTTCAGGAGGATTTAGTCTTTCATGGAGTAGCGAGCATCACTAAATGATTCAGTGACAACGAGCGTTTTGACAGCACTTGTCTTTGTCATTCCTACCCTTTTAAGCTGACAGAAACTAATACATAAAATCCCCACTGACTCGTGGTAATGAAGTAGGAAGCAGGGCCTCACAAAGGTACAACGCTCACttcacagaggcagcagctggttTGCAATCAGGCTTCTCTTGAATTCAAAGTTTTAAAACTGTGGTAATACCAGTTGGGAGGCCGCACCTTTTGCCATCAAGCGAATGCTAAAAGAATATTAACAGTAGACAGTAACTGAACATTTCTTTACTTGTCTTGACTGACATTGAGATCAGAGGAATTTTTCTTTGGCTGCCTGAGAATTAACTGAGGTGTAGCTTGTTCTTTGCATTCAAGGATTTCATTTCAGTGTCAAGTAACAAGTCAAGTCAGTTAAGCCTATGGCTTAACGCTACCAAGTTGCAAATACATCTCTATAAAGGAGGTGGCTGTTGCAGCTTGGACACTGTAAGCTGCTGACAAGCTTAGTTTTATGCTGTAATTGTTGCATGTCAGACAATGCTTGGCAATTCATACAAGCAGTCATCAGCAGTAACCCTAAGCCAAGTGATGTATTCATGTGTTTATTGATTAGTCAATTATAAAGGAGACAGAtactctctctttctctctaagGCAAGACACCCAGATAAAAGGGTTTATTTTCCAGTCCTAAATTAGATGACATCAACGACACAATGCAATTAGCTAAGTTAATCAATATTTTACTTACAGAAGTATGGTGTAGGCCATGTATGAAAGAAGGGTGCTGTGCATTTCCCAGCTCCATGGTGGAATGTTTCCAAGTCACAGATTGCTTTAGTAGTTGAAGtaagcttttccattttcagttgtatttttgtctgaaaatgatGAACATGTAAAGTTAATGAATATCTCAGGAACATTAGGTTACTAtaatcttaaacatttttttaaaacatgctatTTCTGAAGAGTATTTAGTCTTAACATTTCTAACTCACTTTTTTAAACTCCAGACAGGAATCAAAGCTGGAATTTATATACAGATTTAATATGAGACACCCTAAAATTTTGAACACTGCAGATATGGCTTATTGACTCTGATTTTGCGTAATTCTTTTGTTTCCCCCATGTAGAAATATATTAAAGTGTGCTCTCATTTTTTCACCTCTCTGGGTTTTTCCTGTAGCGATTTAGCACTGGGGAAAAACATCAGACTGTCTATGAACAAGTGTGACACAGGCTCTATAAACACATGCTTTCTTACATTACCATGTCAAGGTGATTTAAATTTGATTTCAAAAGATCAGCGGCAGGTGAGAAAAGCAGCTCAAGCTACGACTGACAATATATCTAGGCTGATTTAACAGCTTGCTTCAAAAAACAGGTCATTCCATACGCTTTCTTCATGTTCACCTAAGTTTATGCATTACTGATGGGGACTAATATTTACAAGAAAATGGAGCTTTAAGTCAAGAAgctaaaatacagatatttctatAAACTCGTAAGCCGGTACATACTcataaggaataaaaaataaaatatgtctgtAGTAGCTATTTTTAGTATCCAGTCTAACACTGGCTGCTTAGACTCAGGAGTAATAAAAAATTGCATCAACATACTTGGTAGACTGAATACGAAActacctcaaggaaaaaaaaagaaaaaacaaaaaaattactgttactttttcctacagaacAAAATTTGAGGCAAATCTAGTTGCTTTCCTGCTTATTCTTCTAAATACTGGACTGGTATCCTGtctatataaaataaatagaactatattttttttaatggacctCCACTATGGCAGAAGGttgtaaaagttatttttaataagaattttaaattacagtatcaggcaaaaaaaaattatttttgtttcctgtcaAACTGACAGGTGACATTAATTTCTAGCAATGTACCCACAAAAAAGGTGGGTTACATAATAATTATCTTACTCTACTCTCTAGAGAAGGAGTTCTGTGCAGAAAATGCCGGTAGGCAGACTAAAAATATAACTGCATTATGTCCGATCAAAGATAGCTGCAAAGATATGATGGCAGGTAAAGCACTGTTTTatgctttgttgtttgttttgttctaaaCAGAGGGAATATTCAGGatgagaaaagacaaaacaggTGCAGTTTTAGCGTGCATTTTTTGTATGACTCGTTTTCAGATCACTTTATAAAGGGAGGAGTAAAATTATAAGCAGAAGGCAGATACAAAAACAACTTTCAAATTCACCAGTTAAGCAAATAAATGGTGCATACTGGATTTATAATCATTTAGGTTTGAAGCCAAAGAACCATGAACAAAAATCCCAATTTTCTGTTTACAATGAATACTTGAGGACTTTTCCTTATGTCATACTTGAACACAGTTGGAATTGATTTGTATTGACtaagactgaaaaataagcatTACCATATGCTTTAAGGTCTGAAGTAATTCTGCACAGCAATTGTCCAGCTCTTCGTTGTATTTTGGAGTTGGCTTTTCAGACTCTGTGGCACTGTTATCACATGCTATCTCCAGTTTGTTGTCTTGAAATCTAAAATAGAAACGTTAAGACAAAGGAAACAACTGCATATAGGTTTACTTGAGCTCTGCAGATTTAAAATCGATGGGGTCTGATCCTACACAATCTCTCTCTCATGGGCTGTTCATGAGAATTCCTACATAAAAAATAGTAAGAGACATAACTAGCCATGTAACCAATTGGGGCTGGTACCATAATCTTCAGAGGAACACAGAATTAGTCTACCTTAGAGCACGTGCTTGAAAAAACAGTTGCAGGTGTCAAGATGATAACACCTCTTCCTATTTACCTTGCCCCTGTGTTGGAGGTTATTCTCTTG encodes:
- the CINP gene encoding cyclin-dependent kinase 2-interacting protein isoform X1, whose protein sequence is MAAKSPADSTPRRPVLSVSARKIKDNAADWHNLMMKWERLNDNGFTAANKIVNMKISEQFQDNKLEIACDNSATESEKPTPKYNEELDNCCAELLQTLKHMTKIQLKMEKLTSTTKAICDLETFHHGAGKCTAPFFHTWPTPYFFEVSLKLSEMYKKELQLKQTIVQDIAHSADRDLMMVYLSSWLYQPYIENSSKLLLEAMLLETGHRQC
- the CINP gene encoding cyclin-dependent kinase 2-interacting protein isoform X2 yields the protein MMKWERLNDNGFTAANKIVNMKISEQFQDNKLEIACDNSATESEKPTPKYNEELDNCCAELLQTLKHMTKIQLKMEKLTSTTKAICDLETFHHGAGKCTAPFFHTWPTPYFFEVSLKLSEMYKKELQLKQTIVQDIAHSADRDLMMVYLSSWLYQPYIENSSKLLLEAMLLETGHRQC